The DNA region CTCTATGGTTTTGGATAGGTTCAAAACCAGTTTTATGTTAACATCCGACTGGATTAAAGCTCTTTGAATGTCTTTAATGACCTCTTTAACCACTTCTTCATCGATAATGGTCATTCCGGCCAATTTCTTCATGGTTTTGGTCAGATTTTTACCCAGGTTACCTAACATGATCTCATCACCAGGTCATAATCTTTGTAATCAATTAATGGCATGTTTTTTGTATCAACTTAAAATCTCATGTAATATAATATTAATATAGTTCAAGGGATTGAATTTAGTGGTAGATTTGCTTTTTATAATGGTCAAAATCAGTCACCTACCTCTCAAATTCTTGAAAACCCCCTGTAAAATTCACTTAAATTCTTCATCTAAAGTTAGTATATATTATATATATAAAACAATTGGGATGTTAATTCATATAATATTAGATTTAGTTTAACAATTTGTGTAAAAATACTAAAACTCAAGTGTTATAATATATTATAATTTACATTGTATGTATCCTAAACTATTTGAACTTATTTTTAAACTAATTGTCTTAGGTATATTTTGGTTTAAAAAAATATTCAAACTCCAATAATAATCTTTAAAATTAGATTAATCAAACAGATGAATGTTATTTCAGAATTATTCCTGTTAAACCATTTCTCTAATGATCATCATTACTGCTGGTTTGAGTAAAATGGTAAACATTGGATTTTAATGAATTGATGTGATGGTGATAAAATATGCTAGAAAAGCTAGTAAAAAGTCTTGTTGAAGCTCCTGTCGTGAAAAAAGGCGAATATGATTATTTTGTACATCCTATAACTGATGGTGTTCCTCTGGTTGAAGCTGATTTACTCCAAGAAGTGGCAGAAGCGGTTTCCAAGTTTGGAAACATGGAGGTGGATAAAATTGTCTGTGTTGAAGCAATGGGTATCCACCTGGCAACTGCTATTTCCCTCCTCACCAACATCCCCTTCGTGGTGGTAAGAAAACGTTTCTATGGCTTAGAGGGAGAAGTGGCGGTTCACCAGACAACCGGATACAGTGAAGGCGAATTATATGTTAATGGTCTAAAGAAGGGAGATCGTGTTTTCCTGGTGGATGATGTGGTCAGCACCGGGGGGACCATGACCTCTGTGATTAAAGCCTTAAAACGCATAGAAACAGAGATCGTGGATGTGATGG from Methanobacterium sp. Maddingley MBC34 includes:
- a CDS encoding PRPP-binding protein, adenine/guanine phosphoribosyltransferase (PFAM: Phosphoribosyl transferase domain) gives rise to the protein MLEKLVKSLVEAPVVKKGEYDYFVHPITDGVPLVEADLLQEVAEAVSKFGNMEVDKIVCVEAMGIHLATAISLLTNIPFVVVRKRFYGLEGEVAVHQTTGYSEGELYVNGLKKGDRVFLVDDVVSTGGTMTSVIKALKRIETEIVDVMAIIEKGDGREFVEKETGTKVKTLVRANVMGGKVVVEKITAGEHD